The following nucleotide sequence is from Takifugu flavidus isolate HTHZ2018 chromosome 4, ASM371156v2, whole genome shotgun sequence.
CCATAAAGGACACTCAAAGTCACAGCAGCACTTAAATGAATCAAAATAAGCAATAAGAAAGATCTGGAATAATGTTGGGTCTATACAGTTTTTCCAGATTTAGCAGTATCTGATTTATCCCACATTGGCACCAACGGTTCCCAGTAAAGAGGCTACAGAGTATTTGCTGCACACCTTTAATGACTCCACACTGCAGGTATGCAAACAGACTGGTTGTGTCTGAGAAAGAGGAATATTAAAGCCTGTACTGGGTCTCAAGTCAGTGTGAAAACATAAAccaattgaaaaaaaacaaggctttttatttctgttttatcaTAACTTCCAGTTTCAAATGAGTACAAATGTATGTGAAGTGGTGTTTAAGTGCTCGGGCTGCATGTTGCTGTGGTTATGAatgctcctctggctgcagacAAACATCCTGTGGAAAGTCGCTGCGAGCTCCTGAGCTCCGATTACCTGCGCGCGCACAGGTGCGGCACCTTTTCCACCTGCGGACGCGCGAAGACTCGCCATCCAGGACACGGTTCCACCATTGTAGCACCAACCTGATGAGCAGGAGATGATCAAAGTGTGGATGCTCTCCCGCCCCCccgagccgcagcagcagctgcggcCCCCGACCATCCCTCCTCTGTGCGCGCCCCTCATGaggatggaagagaagaacctCAGGAGCCTGTGTCTCATCCTCTCCATCGTTCTTTACCTCCTCATCGGAGCCGCCGTGTTCGACGCTTTGGAGTCGGACAGCGAGAGCGCGAAGACGGAGgcgctggaggagaagctggaggagctgaagatgaAATACGGCTTCAGCGAGGGCGATTACCgggaggtggagagggtggTGCTGCAGGCGGCGCCGCACCGCGCCGGCAGGCAGTGGAAGTTCGCCGGCTCCTTTTATTTTGCCATTACTGTCATCACCACGATTGGTAAGTGTGTCGACGTGCTTTTGTCTGACTCCATTCGCTCTGAGCACAATCCTGCAGTTCGAGCCAACCAGCTTGTTTTAAACTTGTGTTTTTGTACTGATGTGGGGGAAAAATGCACGTGCTTATGCACAACGTTCCTATTTACTTTAACTCAACCGtgactctttttttaatgatattGATTACTAAAATTGACCTGGTAGTAGCGGGAGgtgtcagaacaccttcagagcagtgccagggtactcttgagcaaggtaccaaacccctaGTAGCTCGTTTCTGAATAATATATTCAGTATATATAATTTCAATGTAtttaatgaattattaaaatcatccactaaaaaagaaaaagttttttTGTTGGTGGAACTCGTGGAACCTGGATGTTGCAACCACAGCCTCAGAAATTCCTGGAAAATCTGATTCATTTGGTGATTGATAATCTTGTAAACATCAGCGTCAATGACCTTGATTACGCCGTGATTTCGTAGGTTATGGCCACGCTGCTCCTCGCACTGATGCTGGAAAGACCTTCTGTATGTTTTACGCCGTCTTAGGGATCCCTCTGACGCTGGTCATGTTCCAGAGTTTGGGCGAGAGGATCAACACTTTTGTCCGCTACCTCCTGCGCAGAGCCAAGCGCGGCCTGGGCCTGCAGAAGAGCGAGGTGTCCATGGGGAACATGGTCCTGGTGGGACTGCTGTCATGCATGAGCACTCTCTGCATCGGAGCTGCAACCTTCTCCCACTTTGAGGACTGGAGCTTCTTCCATGCCTATTACTACTGCTTCGTCACGCTCACTACCATCGGACTCGGGGATTTTGTCGCCCTGCAGAAGAACAACACTCTCCAGGAGCAAACCCCCTACGTGGCGTTCAGTTTCATGTACATTTTAGTTGGGCTCACGGTGATCGGGGCCTTTCTTAACCTTGTGGTCTTAAGATTTCTCACAGTGAGTCCCGCGGAGCAGGAATCACAACCAAAAGTGATGCAGGAGAACAGGGAGGGGTCGCAGACTGGTGCAGAAACAGGACACAGGAGTCTGTGCAGCCTGAGCCTTCCCAtggaggggggcagcagcagcaccaatcTCCTGTCTTCTCCCATTAAGGAGCACAGACCTGATGTACCTGAAGGCTTGGAGGTTTCAGAACCCAGCAGACTCAGGATGCTTCTCTCCTGCGTGTGCTGTGATCGGGGCAGCTCTGAgagtccccctccccctcacggCGGCCACAGTAACCCTGTTTTTTACAGCTCCATCTCCTACAGGGTGGAGCGggcgtcctgcagctcctgtgctgCGTCATCGCAGGCTTCTCCCAGAAGTGCAGCTGTTTGTACGGGAAGAAGAAAGACTCGCGCCAGGAGAAAGTCAATGTAATTCTCTCAATTTTTGGTTTCGGCTGTGGAGAAAAGAGGTTTTCACAGCCATTTTTAGAACATTTTACAATTTGTGATATATTTTTCTGTATTAAAATTtgtagaataaaaaaaatgttacagTTCAGACATGGTTTAGGTCAGTTGTTTACTAGCATCTAACATTTCCAGACCTGCTGCGTTGttatcacctttgaccttttcccGTTTCCATGCAGTCAGTAGTTATGGCTGTCCTCTAATTGTCGCTCTGACTGGTTCCCAAGGTAATGTTTCCATCCTCATTGCTTAGTGCAGTGGAAAACTGTGAGACGGGCATACGCTCTCGGGTGGGAGCGTTTCACCCAGTTAAAAACTGACAAACGAGCACGATTTAAGAAACGCTGCATGAAAATGCGTCTCCAACACCTGTGGAAGCTTAAGATGGACTTGAATCGTGCTTTTAAATCCCACTTTATATAAATCACAGCTGGTGTAAGTAATCTTTCTCATCTACTCTGTCGACTTGCCTCTTTAGATCCCAATCTTAGATTTGGAGTTAGCGGTTCCATTTTCTTACATTTAGAATAGATTTTTCTAAGCGAAACAGTTTCTTTACAGTGAATAATTATTAAACATtaactgctgctgatggaggatcACTCATTCATTGATGATTTTTATTGTGCACGTCTGTGGGTACATGCAGGCGTGCACTTTCTGTGCTGTTGCAAGGCTCAGCGTCAGTGGGGGAAATCAGAGCACATCTGAGATGAGAAGTACTGATTAAATCCTTTGGACAGTATGATGTGACAGAGGGCCGAAGGTAAGTGGAAAAATCTGTTCTGTGTTGAAACactaatgaataaaaaagaattaaaaaactgTAACAAATGTTCTAAACTGCACTATGTTCCTTGAGGATTCAAGGGACCTTTTTGACAGTTTGCTACTTTGCAAAACTTTATTAGATTTAATTTATGATTTAAGTACGCAAATGAAAGAATTAAATGACAAACTGGATATTTTTTGGTCTGATCTAATGGATTTCAGAACCACTGTATAATGTTTGTAAAAGATCGTTTTTTGCATATTCTGACAGTTTTACCCCTCATTCCTGTATTTCCAGTCCTGAGCTTCATTAACTGAAGGCCCCTTAACAGCAGATCTGCTTGTAGGTCTGTGGTACATGAACGTAATCCTTCTTATTGGtgagatgatgaggatgattcAGGACGTGGTGTGCAGCACGATGGAGATAAAAGCTGTTTACCAGCCCGTTAAATATGAATGAGTCCCTTTGTGAGTCTCTGATGCACATTAGTCCATGAGGGCCACTGGCAGGTGATGTGGAGATGCCATAAAATCATTGTCTTAGATTAAACTCCATAAAATGCAGGATCTTCCTCCAGGAAtcctcctgagcagcagcatgaGGGGCAGGATGGCCCCCCCACAGAGTGATCACTGTAAAACAAAGAACAGTGAAGGAAGAATTGGGACTGGGAACAGTCACTGGTTGAACTGGGTCCTTGCTCACATTTTTTTGGCTTGGCGCTCCACAGGGAGGCTCTTGAATTTGGCATGTAGGGCGGTTCTATCAGGTGACCGGCACCAGGGTACGATAAACGGGTGAACAGGTGGGATTTACCTGCAGCCTTTAGGGTTTCCTCGATCTGAGGACAAATGAAACAACCTGTAGGAAATACGCAGCTTATAACAGATGAGTTATCAGTTGGGGAACAATGAACAAATGAGCCAAACCAGATCTGCATTCTCTTTACTCGCAGAGCTCAAGTCATCTTCGCCCACAATGAACATTAATGGACAGTCGATGTTTTCTACCTGCAAACATGCCCGAATGTCAGAAAACCTAATGAAGaacacccgtgtgtgtgtgtgattttttaCCTTCACCATATTCTCAGGGGACAGGTTAGCAGGCAAGGAGACGTCTTTAAAGCTGACATGGCCTTTATTATCAAAGCTCCAGTATTTGAGCTCGCTGGAAGGTAAAAACACAGAGAATAAAGGAAACAAATGACAGTTAAAGTTAAACAGATCTGATTACTCCACCATGAGTCAAAGATGTTTTAGGATTTGAATGATATTGAGATGTTACTAGTTATCCAACTGTCTGGGTTGCAGGGTTGCTGGTGTCACTGGGTGAGAACCATTACGGgacacacaccctcactcacacactcactctgagGGGGTGTGTGCAGGAGTTTCACCAGACCTGCTAGTTGAAGTTTATCATTTACCTTCAAAGGCCTCAGTTCTGCCCTCTGTGTCAGACAGTTTGACCGTGCTTCCTGCAGGACCATTGACACAGACTAAACAGGACggctggaagagagagagaacaggaaTCAATGGAAGTTTcatcttttaaaatgatcaaacttgatttctaaaaaaaaaaactttaaaaaaggcTATGATGTTACAAACATTGATGCCAGGCTGAGCGGCTGTTCGAAGAGCCAGATAGACCCCAAAGGAGAGGCCGATGATCCCAACTT
It contains:
- the LOC130523911 gene encoding potassium channel subfamily K member 15-like isoform X2; amino-acid sequence: MIKVWMLSRPPEPQQQLRPPTIPPLCAPLMRMEEKNLRSLCLILSIVLYLLIGAAVFDALESDSESAKTEALEEKLEELKMKYGFSEGDYREVERVVLQAAPHRAGRQWKFAGSFYFAITVITTIGIPLTLVMFQSLGERINTFVRYLLRRAKRGLGLQKSEVSMGNMVLVGLLSCMSTLCIGAATFSHFEDWSFFHAYYYCFVTLTTIGLGDFVALQKNNTLQEQTPYVAFSFMYILVGLTVIGAFLNLVVLRFLTVSPAEQESQPKVMQENREGSQTGAETGHRSLCSLSLPMEGGSSSTNLLSSPIKEHRPDVPEGLEVSEPSRLRMLLSCVCCDRGSSESPPPPHGGHSNPVFYSSISYRVERASCSSCAASSQASPRSAAVCTGRRKTRARRKSM
- the LOC130523911 gene encoding potassium channel subfamily K member 15-like isoform X1, which encodes MIKVWMLSRPPEPQQQLRPPTIPPLCAPLMRMEEKNLRSLCLILSIVLYLLIGAAVFDALESDSESAKTEALEEKLEELKMKYGFSEGDYREVERVVLQAAPHRAGRQWKFAGSFYFAITVITTIGYGHAAPRTDAGKTFCMFYAVLGIPLTLVMFQSLGERINTFVRYLLRRAKRGLGLQKSEVSMGNMVLVGLLSCMSTLCIGAATFSHFEDWSFFHAYYYCFVTLTTIGLGDFVALQKNNTLQEQTPYVAFSFMYILVGLTVIGAFLNLVVLRFLTVSPAEQESQPKVMQENREGSQTGAETGHRSLCSLSLPMEGGSSSTNLLSSPIKEHRPDVPEGLEVSEPSRLRMLLSCVCCDRGSSESPPPPHGGHSNPVFYSSISYRVERASCSSCAASSQASPRSAAVCTGRRKTRARRKSM